Proteins found in one Anopheles aquasalis chromosome 3, idAnoAquaMG_Q_19, whole genome shotgun sequence genomic segment:
- the LOC126578422 gene encoding putative inorganic phosphate cotransporter isoform X1 encodes MAENRTRAGHVLVWEQADMATDEGIRPAKRFGSRHYVVFMLFLGMANAYVMRTNMSVAIVAMVNQTAIEKESELLDDECPDTDYGEDTGSDPADDGEFVWSTSMQGYILSSFFYGYVITQIPFGLLAKRYGAMRFLGWGMLINSVFAFVVPVAARNGGAGWLIAVRFIQGLGEGPIVPCTHAMLAKWIPPNERSRVGSIVYSGAQFGTVISMPLSGLLADHGFDGGWPSIFYVFGIIGTVWSVAFLWTCHEDPVTHPSIREDEKKYIQQSLWGNASVHIPPIPWTSIAKSLPFYAILLAHLGQNYGYETLMTELPTYMKQVLRFSIKTNGVLSALPYLAMWLFSIVVGWVADWMLTSGRVNHTWTRKISNSIGQYGPAIALIVASYTGCSRALTVAILTIGVGLNGGIYAGFKINHLDLTPRYAGVLMAFTNCSANLAGLLAPIAAGNIIEGKPTIAQWRIVFVIAACVYIFTATFYNIFASGQRQFWDNPENDEPQKSSIEAPAYAPSTAAGQTSNGTTASDTLTHRTVNEQQS; translated from the exons ATGGCCGAGAATCGGACTCGTGCCGGTCATGTGCTGGTGTGGGAGCAGGCCGATATGGCCACGGACGAGGGCATCAGACCGGCAA AGCGGTTCGGATCACGGCACTATGTCGTGTTCATGCTGTTCCTCGGCATGGCAAACGCGTACGTCATGCGCACCAACATGTCGGTGGCGATCGTGGCGATGGTCAACCAGACGGCGATCGAGAAAGAGTCCGAACTGTTGGACGACGAGTGCCCGGATACGGATTATGGCGAGGACACCGGCAGTGATCCGGCCGATGATGGCGAGTTCGTGTGGAGTACCAGTATGCAGGGCTACATCCTTAGTTCCTTCTTCTACGGCTACGTCATCACGCAGATTCCGTTCGGTTTGCTGGCCAAGCGGTACGGTGCGATGCGGTTCCTGGGCTGGGGCATGCTAATCAACTCGGTGTTTGCGTTCGTCGTACCGGTGGCCGCTCGtaacggtggtgccggttggtTGATTGCCGTCCGGTTCATCCAGGGACTGGGAGAAGGTCCGATCGTACCCTGTACGCACGCCATGTTGGCCAAGTGGATTCCACCGAATGAAAGATCACGCGTCGGTTCGATCGTTTACTCGGGCGCCCAGTTCGGGACGGTCATTTCGATGCCACTGTCCGGGTTGCTGGCAGATCACGGGTTCGATGGTGGTTGGCCATCGATCTTTTACGTGTTCGGTATCATCGGAACCGTGTGGTCGGTCGCGTTTCTGTGGACCTGCCACGAGGACCCGGTGACGCACCCGTCGATCCGGGAGGACGAAAAGAAGTACATCCAGCAGTCACTGTGGGGTAACGCGTCCGTTCACATTCCACCGATCCCGTGGACCAGCATCGCCAAATCGCTACCGTTCTATGCGATCCTGTTGGCCCATCTGGGACAGAACTATGGCTACGAGACGCTCATGACCGAGCTGCCCACCTACATGAAGCAGGTGCTTCGTTTCTCCATCAAAACG AATGGTGTTCTGTCCGCCCTGCCCTATCTGGCCATGTGGCTGttctcgatcgtcgtcggatgGGTGGCCGATTGGATGCTAACGTCGGGCCGCGTCAACCACACCTGGACCCGTAAGATCTCCAACAGCATCGGTCAGTACGGACCGGCGATCGCGCTGATCGTCGCCTCGTACACGGGCTGCAGCCGGGCGCTGACCGTCGCCATCCTGACGATCGGTGTTGGGCTCAACGGTGGTATCTATGCCGGTTTCAAGATCAACCATCTCGATCTTACCCCACGGTACGCGGGCGTGCTGATGGCGTTCACGAACTGTTCCGCCAACTTGGCCGGTCTGCTGGCACCGATCGCTGCCGGTAACATCATCGAGGGTAAACCGACGATCGCCCAGTGGCGTATCGTGTTTGTGATCGCGGCCTGCGTCTACATCTTTACCGCCACGTTCTACAACATCTTTGCCTCGGGCCAGCGCCAGTTCTGGGACAACCCGGAGAACGATGAGCCCCAGAAGTCATCGATCGAGGCACCGGCCTACGCACCGAGCACGGCTGCCGGTCAAACGAGCAACGGTACGACGGCCTCCGATACGCTCACCCATCGGACGGTGAACGAGCAGCAATCGTAA
- the LOC126578422 gene encoding putative inorganic phosphate cotransporter isoform X2, with product MTASKEYLANGEPQKPDQRFGSRHYVVFMLFLGMANAYVMRTNMSVAIVAMVNQTAIEKESELLDDECPDTDYGEDTGSDPADDGEFVWSTSMQGYILSSFFYGYVITQIPFGLLAKRYGAMRFLGWGMLINSVFAFVVPVAARNGGAGWLIAVRFIQGLGEGPIVPCTHAMLAKWIPPNERSRVGSIVYSGAQFGTVISMPLSGLLADHGFDGGWPSIFYVFGIIGTVWSVAFLWTCHEDPVTHPSIREDEKKYIQQSLWGNASVHIPPIPWTSIAKSLPFYAILLAHLGQNYGYETLMTELPTYMKQVLRFSIKTNGVLSALPYLAMWLFSIVVGWVADWMLTSGRVNHTWTRKISNSIGQYGPAIALIVASYTGCSRALTVAILTIGVGLNGGIYAGFKINHLDLTPRYAGVLMAFTNCSANLAGLLAPIAAGNIIEGKPTIAQWRIVFVIAACVYIFTATFYNIFASGQRQFWDNPENDEPQKSSIEAPAYAPSTAAGQTSNGTTASDTLTHRTVNEQQS from the exons atgaCGGCCAGTAAGGAGTACCTGGCCAATGGCGAACCGCAGAAACCGGACC AGCGGTTCGGATCACGGCACTATGTCGTGTTCATGCTGTTCCTCGGCATGGCAAACGCGTACGTCATGCGCACCAACATGTCGGTGGCGATCGTGGCGATGGTCAACCAGACGGCGATCGAGAAAGAGTCCGAACTGTTGGACGACGAGTGCCCGGATACGGATTATGGCGAGGACACCGGCAGTGATCCGGCCGATGATGGCGAGTTCGTGTGGAGTACCAGTATGCAGGGCTACATCCTTAGTTCCTTCTTCTACGGCTACGTCATCACGCAGATTCCGTTCGGTTTGCTGGCCAAGCGGTACGGTGCGATGCGGTTCCTGGGCTGGGGCATGCTAATCAACTCGGTGTTTGCGTTCGTCGTACCGGTGGCCGCTCGtaacggtggtgccggttggtTGATTGCCGTCCGGTTCATCCAGGGACTGGGAGAAGGTCCGATCGTACCCTGTACGCACGCCATGTTGGCCAAGTGGATTCCACCGAATGAAAGATCACGCGTCGGTTCGATCGTTTACTCGGGCGCCCAGTTCGGGACGGTCATTTCGATGCCACTGTCCGGGTTGCTGGCAGATCACGGGTTCGATGGTGGTTGGCCATCGATCTTTTACGTGTTCGGTATCATCGGAACCGTGTGGTCGGTCGCGTTTCTGTGGACCTGCCACGAGGACCCGGTGACGCACCCGTCGATCCGGGAGGACGAAAAGAAGTACATCCAGCAGTCACTGTGGGGTAACGCGTCCGTTCACATTCCACCGATCCCGTGGACCAGCATCGCCAAATCGCTACCGTTCTATGCGATCCTGTTGGCCCATCTGGGACAGAACTATGGCTACGAGACGCTCATGACCGAGCTGCCCACCTACATGAAGCAGGTGCTTCGTTTCTCCATCAAAACG AATGGTGTTCTGTCCGCCCTGCCCTATCTGGCCATGTGGCTGttctcgatcgtcgtcggatgGGTGGCCGATTGGATGCTAACGTCGGGCCGCGTCAACCACACCTGGACCCGTAAGATCTCCAACAGCATCGGTCAGTACGGACCGGCGATCGCGCTGATCGTCGCCTCGTACACGGGCTGCAGCCGGGCGCTGACCGTCGCCATCCTGACGATCGGTGTTGGGCTCAACGGTGGTATCTATGCCGGTTTCAAGATCAACCATCTCGATCTTACCCCACGGTACGCGGGCGTGCTGATGGCGTTCACGAACTGTTCCGCCAACTTGGCCGGTCTGCTGGCACCGATCGCTGCCGGTAACATCATCGAGGGTAAACCGACGATCGCCCAGTGGCGTATCGTGTTTGTGATCGCGGCCTGCGTCTACATCTTTACCGCCACGTTCTACAACATCTTTGCCTCGGGCCAGCGCCAGTTCTGGGACAACCCGGAGAACGATGAGCCCCAGAAGTCATCGATCGAGGCACCGGCCTACGCACCGAGCACGGCTGCCGGTCAAACGAGCAACGGTACGACGGCCTCCGATACGCTCACCCATCGGACGGTGAACGAGCAGCAATCGTAA